The following is a genomic window from Oncorhynchus masou masou isolate Uvic2021 chromosome 6, UVic_Omas_1.1, whole genome shotgun sequence.
ttGACGTGCTggagatggctgtttaacagtcagtggtgtagtccagaatacaatacaatatatacatcCGAAATGGGTGATGAAATATATAAACACAATTTAAAAGTgtctaagataccgtagaatagtgtGGAGCGcggtttatacatatgagatgagtaatgctagatacagaacattattaaagtggctaatgatccatttctaaaagtggccagtgattcctaatctatgtctGTAGGCAGCCACCCCTGatatgctagtgatggctgtttagcagtccgatggccttgagatagatgtttttcattctctcggtcccagctttgatgcacctgtactgacctcgccttctggatgatagcggggtgaacaggcagtggctcggatggttgatgtccttgatcatctttttggccttcttatggcatcgggtgctgtaggtgtcctggaggtcgggaagtttgtccccggtgatgagTTGGGCAGACCGCAATACATTCTGGAGAGCTTTGCGGTTGTGGGCGATACAGTTGACGTACCAGGCGGCGAtagagcccgacaggatgctctatCTTATGCATCTgcaaaagtttgtgagggtttcagtttgtcagtgatgtgtacaccaaggaacttacatttacatttacatttaagtcatttagcagacgctcttgtccagagcgacttacaaacttgaagctttccatcttctccactgtggtcccatcgatgtggatagggagggggtggtggggggtgctccctctgcagGTTTGGCgatgtccacgatcatctccttagttttgttgatgttgagcgAGAGGTCATCTTCCTGGCACGACACCCCAGAGTAGACATTAAGCGATAAAACCTGATGTGGGAGACGGGTTCAGATAGAGGTTCATGTCGATAAAATAGAAAACAGATTCCATCGAAAACAGGTCCATTTGATCTTGTTTGATCGTTATATTTCTTTATTTATGAAACATGTCTCCATTGAGTACATTTCGATCGAGCACCACATCACAGTTCAAATACTGCAccaaataaaatgaataaaatgTCTTACAATCGGAATGCACAGCCCGAATGCTATAAGACCTAACTCACTATACAAACCAAATGGCAAAAGATTCTGCAATACTTTTTAATATTCTTATACGGATTACAATCATTCCAGTTGCATTACAGAGACATATCCTTCACTGACAAAAATGATCAAAATATGAGAACCATAAAATAGTCTGTAGCAATTTACAACCCCTGTTATACGAGACAACTTGTAATTAAATATGCACGATACTGTACAATACACAATAGTAACCTTGCTCAATCCCGTGGGATCAAACTAAAACGGCCATATACAATATCATTGAAAAGTGAGTTCAGTCTTGATGTGTCCAACACCTGACAATGTCTGTACAAGATAACTGTATGAAATCCCCAAAGACCTCCGTTTACTTTATCAGGCACAAAAGTTTGTAATTTAGGTCTGAGGCTATACCAACAATGCTGGTATTGCTTTCGATGCCCCTTTAAGGATGTGATCATTCGTTCCAACCAGTTTCCATTCAATCTCCTGTATTTCCACACAGTTTATGTCCAAATAGGGATGTGAGATTAAGTTTGTGTTGTGCAATGCATCATAGGTGAGAATTCTGTCGATGTATAAATATCGAGCGTTTCTGTGATAAAAAGTATTTGAGTTGTCATGCCAGTGAGATTGGACTGAATCAAGTGGCATGCATGTGAGAGCTTGATTTAGATTTACAGACACATTTTTTCTCCTTCACCCGCCGGTTCTGGAACCAGATGGTGACCTGGCGTTCAGAGAGATTAGAAGTGGCAGATATTCGACGTCTCTTGTCTTTGGTGATGAACTTGCTGCCTGCGTACTCTTTCTCTAGTTCCTTCAGCTGTATCTTGGTGTAAGGAACTCTCTTTTTGCGGCCTCGTCTGTAGCTGCTGACCTCTGGCTGCAAAGGGACGACATCTGAGAAAAGAAGGGCATAACACACTGAAAGGAAGGCCGAGAAAACAACGACTGTTAGCCTACATTTGAAAATGAGAAGAAACAATTGGAAATATTGTTTTTGATTATATTTTATTACAGGCAGAACAATGTGAAAGCACCCAGCACTGGATTCTGATGCATTGCATTTAAAATGGTCCCGTAGATTGGGCAGGGCTAGGCTATAGGCTACTTTATTAAGGGCCTAAATATGGGCCTAAATATTTGAGGTAGGCTACGGTTAGATTGCAGTCATTATGGTATAGTTATATCAAAATATACacttcatgaccaaaagtatgtggacctggattgcagttggcattccaattaaTCTCAAATGTGTTCATGGGGTTGAAATAAGGGCTCTGTGCagtccagtcaagttcttccacaccaatctcgacaaaccatttttgtatggatCTCACTTTGttcacaggggcattgtcatgttaaaacaggaaagggccttacccaaactgttgccacaaagttggaagcacagaatcgtctagaatgtcattgtatgctgtagtgttaagatttcccttcactggaattaaggggcctagACCGAACTATAAAAAACAGCtccagactattattcctcctccaccaaactttatagttggcactatacattgaggcaggtagcattctcctggcatccgccaaacctagattcatccgtcagactgccagaagATGAAGCgtggttcatcactccagagaacgtgtttccactgctcagagtccaatggtggcgagctttccACCACTCTAGCCAGTGCTTGACATTgtgtatggtgatcttaggcttgtgtgcagctgctcggccaagGAAACCAATTTTATGAAGCTCCAGATGAACAGCTATCGTCCTGTcattgcttctagaggcagtttggaactctgtagtgagtgttgcaactgagaacAGAAGATTTTTTAcgtgctacgcgcttcagcactcagtggtcccattctgtgagcttttgtgacctaccacttcgccactgagccattgttgctcctagacgtttccacttcacaataacagcaattACAGTTGACTACGGCAGCTCTAACAGTGCAGAAATGTGACAAATTGagttgttggaaagatggcatcctatgatggtgccacgttgaaagtcactgagctgttcagcaatggccattctactgccaatgtttgtctatggatattgcatggctgtgtgctcgattttacacccctgtcagcaacgggtgtggctgaaatagctgaatccactaatttgaaggggtgtccacatacttttgtatatatagtgtattatctAAATCTTTAAATTACTTCATCCTCACCAAGCCCATCTCCGGaagtcctcagacatggatgtaTGTCTAATACTGACTTCTATCACGGTGACCTGCTAGCTAGGCACACCATGGTGACCATAGTGGTCCAAACATAGATATGCAACCTATGCATAAAAATGAAATTGGCATAGTGACAGGAAAACACTGCGAATATTAAGCCTTAATAATCTGAATTGGGGCTATGATTAGCAAGAAGGCACCtcgggctgttcttatgcacgacagAACAAGTAgggcctggatacagcccttagatTTGGTATATTAgcaatataccacaaacaccCGATGTGCCATTTTGCTATTGTAAACTGGTTAACAACGTaaatagagcagtaaaaataaatgttttgtcatacacgTGGTACACGGTCTGATATACAGTACCATGGcggtcagccaatcagaattcagggctcgaaccacccaagTTCACCCACTTGTAATAGGTTGGGAATAGGCTGGGCAGCTAATCCTATCTATATTAATGGCCCCTGATTTTAAACTTGAATGCAGCTTCAATTGATGTAGTAGAGGACATCACATCCTATTCATTTGATCATGCGGCTGGGTTGTGCATGTGCACACACAAGCTCATTAGTTTGATTTGTTAACAGTCCTATTATAGCCTATTTATTAATTCTACTGAGTTTTATTTCAGATTGTTTAATATAGGAGTGCATCGACAGCAGAGATTATATAAAGGACTATTTTAATGAGGTCATGAACaacattatgaatggttaattGGTCAATCGAACCAAgggcaataaaaaataaaactgtaCAGTACATATGAATATATTTGACTGTTCAAACACAGTAAGTCTATTCTGTGTTTTGGGCATATAGCCCCAATACTACACTATATTACAATAGGCTATTGACTGTATTGGCATACGACAAGAGGTAATACAAGCTCCAAATGTCATCAAGCCCATCAATCTATGAGCGATTCGTCAACAAGGTAGTATTCAGAAATCGAATGTGCTATTCAATAGTGGCAATCGGCCTACTTGtctctctgctgtatatataaCGGAGTGTCACAACATAACTAACGGATCAATTCGGTTGAACTAGACAATTTATACATGAAAGGTTTCTAAGGCTACTTATAAAATGGAAACAAAACTGAAAATGTATATTTCTATGAATTGACTCAACGCATTCATTGCCTATGGAtaatttatttgtcacacacacacacacacacacacacacacacacacacacacacacacacacacacacacacacacacacacacacacacacacacacacacaccctatatgGAGTCACCCTTGAATACCATTGATTTGGCATTCAATTTGAAATATTCACGATAAAAACTGAAAACAAATGTGCTCGCAATAGCAAATTGAGAATAAACGCAAGGCGTAAAAATCGCGTGCTTCAAGGCACCACTCCCTGTTATGACTAGATTTACTGCAATGAGCAAATATCTGTTATTTTATCTGGGAGGGCAACGGTGCCCTGCACCAATCCATAAACCTCATTGTAGCGACTATAAAATCAAAGGTGTTGTTTTTTTCCATTGTTTCTAGTTCAATGTCCGGCTGTTGAAAAATGGCCTCTTCTCCGGAATTGACGCGAAGAGGAACATAAACAAACACTCTCACTACCCTGTGATATCATGCACTTCAAGTGCGTTATAGTCATAAGCTGTTTTATATGACAAGGCTATACAAAGGAAATGGGGTTTACATTAATAAATTAATGAATAAATAAAAGCAAATGTATGTCATGAAATGTCGATCCTTTCTTAGAGAGATACGTATACAGTGGTAGCCCAAAGTTgctaaattgttgccacccctgcaattttttaaaatatatatatacacattttctATGACATTTTTTTgcaggggtggcaacaatttagcAACGGTGGGCTACCACTGCTAAATGAATATAAGGGAAACACTGCgggcgtgcgcacacacacacactgctggtccTGTTCGTCTTAGTGCAGTGCAGGTAACACTAACAAGTGTGAAGCGTAAAAACCACTTGGTATTATTAAACATTACATGAACCATGCATTTTAATAAAAGTGAAAATATTTCATACCTGGGAATGGAGATTTCCAGAGATGTGTTGACTGTGTTTGCTCTTTAGAACAGTACACCTGTCCGTCCCAGCCATTAGATAGAGCCCAATGCTGATATCCATCCATGGGAATCAAAGTATCATGTCTCGGTTCCGGGTGCGCACTAATACCGGGAACCACAGAAACGTCCAAGTAACCTGGGACAGTCTGGTATGAACTAGCAAAACTCGGGTAAAAGGCGAACTCCTTTGCCCTGCCTGACAGCTCTTCCGTGGGCAGTGCCGCGCTTGGTTCTGTATACTTCTCGGCAGGGTGGTAAGAGCATGGCTTCTGCTGCAAGTTAACGTTGTGCGAGTGTGACAATCGACAACCGTAATAAGGGCTTCCGAACGGGTAGCCATAACCCAGGGTGGTGCTAGAGGAAGTCTGGGTAGCGGGGCAATGTCGCCCTGTGTCCTGGGAGGGTATTTCCGAGTACACAGAACCCTGGTGGCTTAGGCTGCCGGAGTGTCGTCCCAACGCTGAGTGCGAGATCAGTTCCCTGCAGTGAGTAGCAGGACAATTCCCGCCTAGTCCCTCCATTGATTGGTTTTTATTCTGATTATTTTCATTCGGGCTTTTTTCATATACGTACATTAAGGTGTCCGCCCAGCGTGGATGCAGAACCAGCGAAGTCGTCATATCACGGGTTGCCGAAGCTTTTTAAAAGTCGACTACTCCAAGACTGACACCTCATCTCCAAGCACATTTTACGCATGCGCAATACCCAAGTGTCCAGTTCATTATTGAGACCCTAGATCCGCTGACACGTGATAAAATAACGAGACCGACACGAGAGTGTGCTCGGGGTGGGGGCGAGAGGCTCATCCCTTTAAACCACCACTGGTGTTTGTTTCTTGATTGTAAAGTCCAGCGGATACTCTCATTGGCTTGGGTTGTCAGAGGCAAGTATCCTTAAAGGGGACGTAAACATGCTCAACAGCTTGAAGGTGGAAGAGGCCATAATCTTCCTATTTTACAAAACGGAAAAGTATTTAATCTAAACCACATAACGTTGGCGATGTCGAAGAATTCGCCGGGCCAGTGATACTATTTAGATACTTGTGAAGATTTTCGGTTCTTGATAAGGTAAAGATTAGGCTTGAATGGCGTATTTTGGTTAACCAATATTCGGATGTAATCAACTAGGCTAAGGTACATCACGTATAGTCTAATGTTTTGAAATACAACATTTAGCAACCATCAGCGAAAGGATAGGCTACGTTTGAGTTTTAAAAGTTACAATGTATGTAAAGAGAATCTGAGTTTGTTGGCTGTGGGACCTTTTAAATGTAGCATATGACATTAAACAACATTCTATTTACTCAAAATGTCTAATCTTACCAGAAGATTAGAGTGCAGCATTGCAACTGCCTGGTCTTTATAATTTGGGGGTATTAAACATAAATTGCGGTGCAATTTTGGCAAAACTGAAAATATGAAAAACATAGGCTATAGACTATCTACCCCTCCTAAATATGCATATTCTCTAATATAACATGAACGTTTTCTCCAAAGCAGTGGTCCATGCATATTCTTCAATCTAACAGAATGTATTATTTTCTCCGGTATAGGCTAATGAACAATAAAGATGTGTATTGGCCGTTTTTGTCATCTGAGTCAAGAATCTGTGTTAGGGACTCAAGACCTTGGTCTTACGCCATGCTTGTACCTGTACTTAAATTATTTAGTCGGACAATAAATTATTGACCAACCATAATGCCTTACATTTCAGGTTTAGTAATAATTGCATAGACGATGTGCTAAACCTAGTTAAAATGTAGGCCTATATTTGCCAAAAATGTAGGATATTGCTATATTCTAAGAATAGTGTTTTGGGGGGCGTGTATGTACTGGGTGAGAACGTGTTTCGTGTAGTTTCAGTCTCACCTATAAACACAAAAATTGTGATTTATGTAAGCCCATCTAAAACCCCAGTTAGTTTTAGTACAACACAAGAAGGACACCACGGTGGTCACGAGGCAGTCCTGTATAGCTAAATGCACCAGGTATGGGCGCTGTGTCAAAAGCAACATGAAACAAACCATAGcctaccagggctctccaacccttttCCTGAAGAGCTACCCTCCTGCAGGTTTTCTCTCCAACttcagttgtaactaacctgattcagcgtatcaaccagctaattattagaatcaggtgtgctagattggTGTTGGAGCGacaacctacaggatggtagctctcctggaacagggttggagaaccctggCCTAGGCTATTGGAATTGAAGCGATACAGGGAATAAAATCGTTGGACTAACTCTTCAGTTTGTCCCAGGAAATAGGAACTCATATCGGCCAGCGGAGCAACTCACAAATATTGATCATTCATTCAAAAATGGCAGACACAAGGAAGTCCAAGGTCAAGGTAGGGAACGCGGACAAACACTGTCGTAATAAGTCTAGACAGGCAAGAATGAACTTCACACCGGCATTGTGGAGTTTAAGTGTAAACTCGTTCCAATTAGGAGAGCCATCAATGACGCTTCCGAGTAGCTAGTTTCAGAAAACAAAATCTGGACGGACCAGTTCTGTCTTGCCATAGTCTACATCAAACCAAACATTTAGCTATCATGGAAACAACATCTGGGTAGATGGCAAAACAAAACATTCTCTTAAACCGTTTTTGTGATCACATAGACCTATTAGAACTACACACAACATAATTGCATTTCCATTTTCAGTAAGAATGATACAAAATCAACCGGCTAACGAATTCTATATAATGAACACATGGGGATTTATTTTAAATTACAAGCAGTAGACATAGGTATAGCAGAAATGTGTCTATATTTTATAAGTAAAAGTTGTAAGGTACAGTGTAACATAAGTCTGCCATCTTTAAGACACGTTGTATTTCGAAAGATACACTTAAACGTGTTTTTCTTTATCCATGGATGTTAAAAGTCTGACACAATTTTGTGATTCAAAATTCACGACTTGAAAGGCATATATCGTAGCCTAAGGTTTAGTTAATTTCCATGTTAAAAACTTTAGCTTAGCGCTGAATTTCATTGTACAgtccataataaataaatatgtattCTGTCTTCcaataaaacataaacaaacaaaacaagtAAAACCCTTTTTATTATAATAATTTGGGAAGTTGCAGAGGTCCTTTTGCTATTAATGTTAATTGTTAATGCTATGGAGCTACAGAGAACACACttcatttttgttatttttttactttattaatatttgtttatttaataGCCCGACTGGATTGTTTGAACTTGTTTGAAATGTTGCTGACTAACTAaagttaaaatatatatttatctcCCAAGCGTGGTATAGGTCTATAGGCTACAATATCATAGATATACATTATGTAATCATTAAAGCTACACTGTAAGCTGTGCATACCATCAAAAATGGGACCACGAAAAAACGTAAATTTTGGGGCAATATTCCCGAGGTCCATTCATAAATAGCACTTCCTGCGATTGGAACACGATACTAGATTGTTTTATGAGAAGTGTTGCTATGCAGGGTACACGGCATTCCGTGAGAGCTTAATTATTTGTATCGTCCATAAATTGTTAACAAAGTTTAGAAATGTCAAAGGAACCAAAAATGAGTCAACTCATCACAGTTATAACCTAATTGTAAAGGCAAACTCTTAAAACATCAAGGGGCATATTCTCATTGAGATAATATTTTCTGCAAAAAAGACATAGCATGATCTGAAGTTACCAATGAGGAACTCCTACTGATTTGCttcaatatttgttttattatattAGTTGGTTTCAGTCTTAGACCTATAGCGTGCTTTCATGCGGACTAAAGTTAGAAGACACATAAGCTACTAATCACATAATTACATATAGCTGCAAGCTAG
Proteins encoded in this region:
- the LOC135541063 gene encoding homeobox protein Hox-C13a-like encodes the protein MTTSLVLHPRWADTLMYVYEKSPNENNQNKNQSMEGLGGNCPATHCRELISHSALGRHSGSLSHQGSVYSEIPSQDTGRHCPATQTSSSTTLGYGYPFGSPYYGCRLSHSHNVNLQQKPCSYHPAEKYTEPSAALPTEELSGRAKEFAFYPSFASSYQTVPGYLDVSVVPGISAHPEPRHDTLIPMDGYQHWALSNGWDGQVYCSKEQTQSTHLWKSPFPDVVPLQPEVSSYRRGRKKRVPYTKIQLKELEKEYAGSKFITKDKRRRISATSNLSERQVTIWFQNRRVKEKKCVCKSKSSSHMHAT